From the genome of Apodemus sylvaticus chromosome 3, mApoSyl1.1, whole genome shotgun sequence, one region includes:
- the Pdik1l gene encoding serine/threonine-protein kinase PDIK1L, with translation MVSSQPKYDLIREVGRGSYGVVYEAVIRKTSARVAVKKIRCHAPENVELALREFWALSSIKSQHPNVIHLEECVLQKDGMVQKMSHGSSSSLYLQLVETSLKGEIAFDPRSAYYLWFVMDFCDGGDMNEYLLSRKPNRKTNTSFMLQLSSALAFLHKNQIIHRDLKPDNILISQSRLDTSDLEPTLKVADFGLSKVCSASGQNPEEPVSVNKCFLSTACGTDFYMAPEVWEGHYTAKADIFALGIIIWAMLERITFIDTETKKELLGSYVKQGTEIVPVGEALLENPKMELLIPVKKKSMNGRMKQLIKEMLAANPQDRPDAFELELRLVQIAFKDSSWET, from the exons ATGGTGAGTAGCCAGCCAAAGTACGATCTAATACGGGAGGTAGGCCGAGGTAGTTACGGTGTTGTGTATGAAGCAGTCATCAGAAAGACCTCTGCGAGAGTAGCCGTGAAGAAAATTCGATGCCACGCGCCCGAAAATGTTGAACTAGCTCTCCGAGAGTTCTGGGCACTGAGCAGTATCAAGAGCCAGCACCCAAATGTGATTCACTTGGAAGAGTGCGTCCTGCAGAAGGATGGGATGGTACAAAAGATGTCCCACGGCTCTAGCTCTTCCCTCTATTTACAG CTTGTAGAGACTTCATTAAAAGGAGAAattgcctttgatcccagaagcGCCTATTACCTGTGGTTTGTGATGGACTTTTGTGACGGCGGAGATATGAATGAGTACCTGTTGTCCAGGAAGCCCAACCGGAAGACGAACACCAGCTTCATGCTCCAGCTCAGCAGTGCCCTGGCCTTCCTGCACAAAAACCAGATAATCCACCGTGACCTGAAGCCCGACAACATCCTGATTTCTCAGAGCAGGTTGGATACCAGTGACTTGGAACCCACACTGAAAGTGGCCGATTTTGGCCTAAGTAAAGTTTGCTCAGCATCTGGGCAGAACCCAGAAGAACCTGTCAGTGTAAACAAGTGTTTCCTTTCCACAGCCTGTGGGACGGACTTCTACATGGCTCCCGAAGTATGGGAAGGACACTACACAGCAAAAGCTGACATTTTTGCTCTGGGAATTATCATCTGGGCAATGCTGGAGAGGATTACCTtcatagacacagagacaaagaaggagCTCTTGGGGAGTTACGTAAAGCAGGGGACTGAAATTGTACCTGTTGGGGAGGCACTTCTGGAAAACCCCAAAATGGAACTTCTCATCCCTGTGAAGAAAAAGTCTATGAATGGGCGAATGAAACAACTGATAAAGGAAATGCTGGCTGCAAACCCTCAGGATCGCCCGGATGCTTTTGAACTAGAACTCAGATTAGTCCAAATTGCATTTAAAGACAGCAGCTGGGAAACGTGA